One genomic window of Hippopotamus amphibius kiboko isolate mHipAmp2 chromosome 10, mHipAmp2.hap2, whole genome shotgun sequence includes the following:
- the ILDR1 gene encoding immunoglobulin-like domain-containing receptor 1 codes for MGPELPAPWLLLVTWLPAGCVSLLVTVQHTERYVTLFASVVLKCDYTTSAQLQDVVVTWRFKSFCKDPIFDYYSASYQAALSLGQDPSNDCNDSQREVRIVAQRRGQNEPVLGVDYRQRKITIQNRADLVIHEVMWWDHGVYYCTIEAPGDTSGDPDKEVKLMVLHWLTVIFIILGALLLLLLIGVCWCQCCPQCCCCYLRCPCCPTRCCCPEEALARHRYMKQAQALGPQMMEKPLYWGADRSSQFSSYPMNPLLQRDLSLRSSLPEMPVTQTTAHPPITSGVLEYLEKELRNLNPAQPLPANLRARPGHPHSMLSSLGSEVVERRIIHLPPLVTDLPSSRRTSHSSRQQWLPPPPPPGPWDPREGRRQHRYSDFHQELQDWEPQRWALEQRELDRLRSGRHRSSRQRGSPRPWSDRDGDSLSDGPSPSEARRGPNRPPLRSRPPERARRPSPRGSARGHQRRRHRSYSPPLPSGLSAWSSEDEEKERRRRNWGARRRRRSCSPNWPEEKPPSYSSLDVTPGKNGRKKGSVERRSERESSHSGKSVVI; via the exons ATGGGCCCCGAGCTGCCCGCACCTTGGCTGCTGCTGGTCACCTGGCTCCCGGCAG ggtgtgtgtcCTTGCTGGTGACGGTCCAGCACACGGAGCGCTACGTCACCCTGTTTGCCTCCGTCGTCCTCAAATGTGACTACACCACCTCTGCCCAGCTCCAGGATGTGGTGGTGACGTGGCGCTTCAAGTCCTTCTGCAAGGACCCCATCTTTGATTACTACTCTGCGT CGTACCAGGCGGCTTTATCCCTGGGCCAGGACCCATCCAACGACTGCAATGACAGCCAGCGGGAGGTTCGCATCGTGGCCCAGCGGCGGGGGCAGAACGAGCCCGTGCTGGGCGTGGATTACCGGCAGCGCAAGATCACCATCCAGAACC GAGCGGACCTTGTGATTCATGAAGTGATGTGGTGGGACCATGGAGTGTATTATTGCACCATTGAGGCTCCAGGGGACACGTCAGGAGACCCCGATAAGGAAGTGAAGCTCATGGTCCTGC ACTGGCTGACGGTGATTTTCATCATCCTGGgtgccctcctcctgctcctgctgaTCGGAGTGTGCTGGTGCCAGTGCTGTCCTCAGTGCTGCTGTTGCTACCTCCGCTGCCCTTGCTGTCCCACCCGCTGCTGCTGCCCCGAAGAAg ccctggcccgCCACCGCTACATGAAGCAGGCTCAGGCCCTAGGCCCTCAGATGATGGAAAAACCCCTGTACTGGGGGGCGGACAGGAGCTCCCAGTTTTCATCTTATCCAATGAACCCACTGCTGCAGCGAG ATTTGTCCCTGCGATCCAGCCTCCCAGAGATGCCAGTGACCCAGACCACCGCTCACCCTCCTATCACCAGTGGTGTCCTAGAGTATTTGGAGAAGGAGCTGCGAAACCTCaacccagcccagcctctgccgGCTAACCTCCGAGCCAGACCTGGCCATCCCCACAGCATGCTGTCCTCCCTGGGCTCTGAGGTCGTGGAACGCAGAATCATCCACCTGCCCCCGCTGGTCACAGACCTGCCATCTTCGCGGAGGACCAGCCACTCCTCCCGCCAGCAGTGGCTCCCCCCGCCTCCTCCGCCCGGACCCTGGGATccgagggaggggagaaggcagcACCGCTACTCTGATTTCCACCAGGAGCTCCAGGACTGGGAGCCTCAGCGCTGGGCGCTGGAACAAAGGGAGCTGGACCGACTGCGGAGCGGAAGGCACCGCAGCTCCAGGCAGCGCGGGTCGCCCAGGCCCTGGTCGGACAGGGACGGGGACAGCCTCAGCGACGGCCCCTCGCCCAGCGAGGCCCGCCGGGGGCCCAACCGCCCCCCCCTCCGGAGCCGTCCCCCAGAGAGAGCCCGCAGGCCCAGCCCCCGGGGCAGCGCCCGGGGGCACCAGAGGCGCAGGCACCGCAGctactcccctcccctgccctccggCCTCAGTGCCTGGAGCTCCGAGGACGAGGAGAAGGAGAGGCGGCGCCGGAACTGgggggcccgccgccgccgccgctcgtGCTCCCCAAACTGGCCTGAGGAGAAGCCACCCAGCTACAGCTCGCTGGATGTCACCCCAGGCAAGAATGGCAGGAAAAAAGGGAGTGTGGAGAGGCGCTCG